AGCAGCATCTCCGCGCGCAGCGCTTGCTGTGTCGAATCAAAGGCGATTAACATCGCGATTTCTCCTCTCCCTCACCTCATAGAACGAAACTATTGGCTTCGCGACGTATAAAATGGTTGTCCCTTCCATATACTAGTATCATATTGGCATTTATGGAGGGGATTCTATGAAACTATCTTTTATGAAGGACATTCCGTTAAAGGTTCCTTACACGGAAGCGAATGCTGTTGGGCAAATCGTCAACCGGCTTTCTCTTATGATCGACGAGATGTCCGCCGGGCGGCCTATCGTAATCGTGTGCGTTGGAACTGACCGTTCTACCGGCGATTCCCTTGGCCCACTGATCGGAACGAGCCTTTCCAAGTATCAGAGCCCCTACTTTTCCATTTACGGTACCTTAGAAGAGCCTGTACATGCCATGAACCTCGAAGAGACACTCCATCAGATCAATCGCACTTATCAAAAACCGTTTGTTATCGGCATTGATGCCTGCCTTGGGCAAGTATCCAGCATCGGCTCGATTCAATTAGGCACAGGCCCTGTAAGACCTGGCGCCGGTGTGAACAAGGAACTTCCTCCTGTCGGCGATATCCATATAACAGGCATCGTTAACGTCGGCGGATTTATGGAGTATTTTGTCCTGCAGAACACGCGTTTACATCTGGTCATGAAAATGGCCGACATCATCGCTTCCAGCGTATTCTCCTCCATTATGAACAGCATACATGTCTCTGCCCGTTCCAGAGAACAGGCAGCCGCCTTGGAACATCCGGGCACTAATTAATTACTTCGCTTCAGCTATTGCCTTGCGCTCTTCTGGAGTAAGCGTGTAGTTCGAATCGCCTTTGCTTACCGGCTTGGCGTACACATAAGTATTCTCCCGGCTGTGCAGCCCTGAGATCACTACCCCATCCTGCGCCGCATTCACCACTGCAATCGAGAAGCTGAGATCACTGCCCTGATCAGCGAACGCATTATAGCGCAGAACTCCAACGCGGCCTTTTTCCTGCTGCTGCACTTCCTTCATCTGTTCCATCTGTTTTAAGAGCTTTTCGCTTTGCAGCTCTTGTGCCGTAATGGACTGCTTCAGGTCGATAATGACTTCTTCCAAATTCGTAATGCCCGTGTTGCCCATCACTTCCACATACTGCTTTCTGAGCTTTTTCAGTCTTCTGCCAACAATTGAAATTCTAATCAATAACACGATGACCAACAATGCCAGTACAACCGTAACCCCATTCATCGGGTTATTCGTCCACTCATCCATTTCGAACTTCCGCCCCCAGAAAATTATGCTAAGAATATTGCTTCCGTATTTCTTTCACTGCTGCAACAAGGGCATCCGCTTCTTGCTCTGTTGTAAAACAACCTACGCTTGCTCGTACTGCGCCTGTTCCTGTCGTACCTGCACAGGCATGGGCCAGCGGTGTGCAATGAAAGCCCGCTCTAACCGCGATTTGATAATGCTGATCAAGTATAAAAGACATCTCAGACGGATCGATTCCGTCCGCTACGAATGCGACTATCCCCGTTCTTTGCTCGCCTAGCTTAGGCCCAAGAACCTTAATCCCGTCTACCGCTAAAAGTCCATCCATTATCCGCTGGGTTAATGCCCATTCCTTAGTATGGATGTTATGAACCGTCTCATGCAGAACATATTCGACACCCGCCTTGAGACCTGCGAGGCCGGGTGTATTTTGCGTTCCCGCCTCATATCGGTCAGGACGCACGCTAGGCTGCTCAGGAGCCTCGGATTGGCTTCCTGTTCCGCCATGCAACTGAGGAACGAGATCAACGTTAGGATGGATGTACAGGCCTCCTGTGCCCTGTGGGCCAAGCAATCCTTTGTGACCAGGGAAGGCCATCATGTCGATCCCCATCGCCTCTACATCAATCTCAAGAATACCGGCGCTTTGTGCCGCATCAACAAGCAGCTTTATACCCTTTTTTCTAGCCAATTCGCCAATTTGGGCAATTGGTGCAATGGTGCCCAGCAGATTAGAGCTATGGTTAACTATAATTAATGAAGTTTGCGCAGTTATAGCCGAAGCAATCCGTTCCGCCTGAATCCTGCCGGCCTCATCCGCCTCTACATACGTAACATGGATACCTAGAGCCTGCTTTAAATACTCCAGAGGTCTTCTTACCGAATTATGCTCAACCGAAGTAGCAATCACATGATCTCCGCTTTTTACCCAGCCCTTTATTGCCATATTTAATGCGGCTGTCGTATTGGCGGCAAATGCTATATCATTCGGATTTTTGATCCGAAACAGCTTCGCTAATTGCTTCCTCGTATCAAATAGGACCCGGCTAGCCTTTACAGCCATCCGATGACTGCCCCTTCCCGGATTTGCCGCTTCATGCAGCATGGCATGTTGCATCGCCTCAAGTACAGCCGGCGGTTTTGGCCACGATGTTGCAGCATGGTCCAAATAGATAATTCCTTCCACCTTGTTCCATCCTCCTCTCTCTTTCTTTCCTCTCAATAATCCCTCTTAAACACCATAACAGAACATAAGAATAGCATACCTTAGTTTAATCTTTCAGTACAAAGATTACAACTTTGGTATGCTAGATTTTCGCCTAAATCACGCCATATTTTGGAGCAGCTCGAGCAGTCTCTCGAGATCTTGCTTATTGTAGTATTGCAGCTCTATTTTCCCTTTATCCTTTTGCTGCTTAATCTTAACCGTCGTTTTGAAACGGTCTCTCAGCGACTCTTCCAGGCTCTCGATATACGGATCCCGTTTCTTCGACTTTGCTTTCGCTTTTGCCGCTTCTGCCGTCTCCTTCACTTCCAGCTTCTGAATCGCTTCCTCCAGATCGCGCACGCTCCACCCAAGACTGACAGTCCGGTTAGCCATGTCCTTCTGGACTGCTGCATCTTTGATCCCTACCAATGCTCTAGCATGACCCATCGAGATTGTTCCACGTGAAACATTGTCTTTGATCTCAGCAGGCAGTGCAAGAAGACGAAGGAAGTTCGCGATATGAGAACGGGACTTTCCCACCTTCATCGACAACTCTTCCTGGGTCAACTTGAACTTATCCATTAACCCTTGATAAGCCATGGCTGTTTCAATCGCATTCAGATCTTCACGCTGCAGGTTTTCAATCAAGGCAATTTCCATAACCTGTTGATCGGAAAATGCCCGAACTACGGCAGGGACCGTTGCATTACCGCAGAGCTGGGAAGCACGGAACCGTCTCTCCCCCGCAATGATTTCGTAACCCTTCAATACCGTTCGTACAATGATTGGCTGAATAACACCATGTTGCTTGATTGACTCTGCCAATTCCTTGATTGACTCGTCGTCAAACGTTTTGCGTGGTTGGTATGGGTTCGGACGCAATTGCGTCAATTGAATTTCAATGACTTTATCGTCTTCGCTTACCGAAAGCGATGGAATAAGCGCATCAAGTCCTCTACCTAGCCGCTTGCTCATACATAATCACTTCCTTAGCAAGTTCAAGATATACTTCAGCACCTTTGGATCTTGGATCATACGTAATAATAGCTTCGCCGTGAGATGGCGCTTCACTCAAACGAACATTACGCGGAATGATGGTTTGATACACCTTCTGTTGGAAATACTTCTTCACTTCTTCGATAACCTGAATCCCCAAGTTAGTCCGAGCGTCCAGCATGGTCAGCAATACACCCTCGATTTGAAGAGCCGTATTCAGATGTTTTTGAACAAGTCTTACTGTATTTAAGAGCTGGCTTAATCCTTCCAGCGCGTAATATTCGCATTGAATTGGAATGATAACCGAATCAGCCGCTGTTAAAGAGTTAATTGTCAGCAGGCCAAGCGACGGCGGGCAATCGATCAGAATATAATCGAATTGATCCTTAACAAGGGACAACGCCTTTTTCAGACGAAGCTCACGCGAAATCGTTGGTACCATTTCAATCTCGGCACCGGCGAGTTGAATCGTCGCTGGAATGATCTTCAGACCATCAATTTTCGTTTCAAACATTGCATCCTTTGGATGCACATCGTTAATAAGCACATCATAAATACAGTTATTTACATCTGCTTTGTTAATGCCAATTCCGCTTGTCGTGTTACCTTGTGGGTCAATGTCAACGAGCAATACTCGTCTACCGAGTGTTGCCAGGCAAGCCCCTAAGTTAACAGACGTTGTCGTTTTACCAACAC
This region of Paenibacillus sp. JDR-2 genomic DNA includes:
- a CDS encoding ParA family protein yields the protein MSKIIAIANQKGGVGKTTTSVNLGACLATLGRRVLLVDIDPQGNTTSGIGINKADVNNCIYDVLINDVHPKDAMFETKIDGLKIIPATIQLAGAEIEMVPTISRELRLKKALSLVKDQFDYILIDCPPSLGLLTINSLTAADSVIIPIQCEYYALEGLSQLLNTVRLVQKHLNTALQIEGVLLTMLDARTNLGIQVIEEVKKYFQQKVYQTIIPRNVRLSEAPSHGEAIITYDPRSKGAEVYLELAKEVIMYEQAAR
- a CDS encoding aminotransferase class V-fold PLP-dependent enzyme, which codes for MEGIIYLDHAATSWPKPPAVLEAMQHAMLHEAANPGRGSHRMAVKASRVLFDTRKQLAKLFRIKNPNDIAFAANTTAALNMAIKGWVKSGDHVIATSVEHNSVRRPLEYLKQALGIHVTYVEADEAGRIQAERIASAITAQTSLIIVNHSSNLLGTIAPIAQIGELARKKGIKLLVDAAQSAGILEIDVEAMGIDMMAFPGHKGLLGPQGTGGLYIHPNVDLVPQLHGGTGSQSEAPEQPSVRPDRYEAGTQNTPGLAGLKAGVEYVLHETVHNIHTKEWALTQRIMDGLLAVDGIKVLGPKLGEQRTGIVAFVADGIDPSEMSFILDQHYQIAVRAGFHCTPLAHACAGTTGTGAVRASVGCFTTEQEADALVAAVKEIRKQYS
- a CDS encoding DUF4446 family protein; its protein translation is MDEWTNNPMNGVTVVLALLVIVLLIRISIVGRRLKKLRKQYVEVMGNTGITNLEEVIIDLKQSITAQELQSEKLLKQMEQMKEVQQQEKGRVGVLRYNAFADQGSDLSFSIAVVNAAQDGVVISGLHSRENTYVYAKPVSKGDSNYTLTPEERKAIAEAK
- the yyaC gene encoding spore protease YyaC, yielding MKLSFMKDIPLKVPYTEANAVGQIVNRLSLMIDEMSAGRPIVIVCVGTDRSTGDSLGPLIGTSLSKYQSPYFSIYGTLEEPVHAMNLEETLHQINRTYQKPFVIGIDACLGQVSSIGSIQLGTGPVRPGAGVNKELPPVGDIHITGIVNVGGFMEYFVLQNTRLHLVMKMADIIASSVFSSIMNSIHVSARSREQAAALEHPGTN
- a CDS encoding ParB/RepB/Spo0J family partition protein, with product MSKRLGRGLDALIPSLSVSEDDKVIEIQLTQLRPNPYQPRKTFDDESIKELAESIKQHGVIQPIIVRTVLKGYEIIAGERRFRASQLCGNATVPAVVRAFSDQQVMEIALIENLQREDLNAIETAMAYQGLMDKFKLTQEELSMKVGKSRSHIANFLRLLALPAEIKDNVSRGTISMGHARALVGIKDAAVQKDMANRTVSLGWSVRDLEEAIQKLEVKETAEAAKAKAKSKKRDPYIESLEESLRDRFKTTVKIKQQKDKGKIELQYYNKQDLERLLELLQNMA